One Lentibacillus cibarius DNA window includes the following coding sequences:
- a CDS encoding FAD-dependent oxidoreductase has translation MKRPTEEPSTGGSAVIVGASLSGLMTGIALARVGLQVTILEKAGEQRPTGAGLQVDGGLFDRTKTATLLRKLASGGKKSIQLWSSIESSLRTEAQSYSSIDIHFNTRVEMVDQDDDAAWVVTDTGETVRGDMVVGADGHRSLVRRHVAPHKPDATFAGYMVWFAAINENDLPEHIRPDDHDSGVTMLQGINGGFFFGSVMREKDGTSGSGDRRVGCTFYDNTRTDLLRQLGCVEGTVVKHSLKGADIPEQTLNELAEQASVRWPEPWLSTTLHAIETRDLTGIPIKEYVPDQLVKGRIALVGDAGHVPAPITASGFNESLNDAAELGKCVAKGVQGHAALKGLEKYESARLEKVRQMVQSGQFFGMSYGRS, from the coding sequence GTGAAAAGACCAACTGAGGAGCCTAGTACGGGCGGGTCTGCTGTTATTGTCGGTGCATCGCTTTCCGGATTGATGACAGGCATTGCGCTTGCACGCGTTGGGCTGCAGGTGACGATTTTAGAAAAAGCCGGAGAACAACGACCCACTGGAGCTGGTTTGCAAGTGGACGGCGGCCTATTTGACCGTACAAAAACGGCAACATTATTACGGAAGCTGGCTTCGGGTGGGAAAAAGTCGATACAGCTTTGGTCATCGATTGAGTCTAGTTTGCGTACAGAAGCCCAATCCTACTCCAGTATTGATATACATTTTAACACGCGTGTTGAAATGGTGGATCAGGACGATGACGCCGCCTGGGTGGTGACGGATACAGGAGAGACGGTTCGCGGTGATATGGTCGTTGGTGCGGACGGTCACCGCAGTCTGGTTCGGCGTCATGTGGCACCTCACAAACCGGATGCAACGTTTGCGGGGTACATGGTGTGGTTTGCTGCTATAAATGAGAATGATTTACCCGAACATATTCGACCTGATGATCATGATTCAGGGGTTACAATGCTCCAAGGCATTAATGGTGGCTTTTTCTTCGGGTCTGTCATGCGCGAGAAGGATGGTACTTCAGGTTCTGGGGATCGGCGAGTTGGATGCACGTTTTACGATAACACACGAACGGATTTGTTACGTCAGCTCGGATGTGTAGAAGGAACAGTTGTCAAGCATTCGCTTAAGGGAGCGGATATTCCGGAACAGACACTGAATGAACTGGCCGAACAAGCTTCTGTCAGATGGCCCGAGCCATGGCTATCCACAACACTTCATGCGATTGAAACACGCGATCTTACTGGAATTCCTATCAAAGAATACGTGCCCGACCAACTTGTGAAAGGACGCATTGCTTTGGTTGGCGATGCCGGACATGTACCTGCACCCATCACAGCCAGTGGGTTTAATGAATCGTTAAATGATGCGGCCGAGTTAGGCAAATGTGTTGCCAAAGGTGTACAGGGACATGCGGCGTTGAAGGGGTTGGAAAAGTATGAGTCGGCTCGTTTAGAAAAAGTCCGGCAAATGGTTCAATCCGGTCAATTCTTTGGTATGTCTTATGGTCGTTCATGA
- a CDS encoding FAD-dependent monooxygenase — translation MTLAIIGGGIGGLALAAGLHNLGIKVHVFERARSFKPLGAGLGLGSNAMLALDRMGVKEDVAKVGMPLQEQRFLNDKLDVMNRIDFSLLKKRFGEETVTIHRADLHEALFRAVEPDYFHFDKQVTDFVQHDDHVTLTFQDNTTYEVDYVIAADGIHSIFRQTLLPDSRPRYAGYTCWRGITKNKGDVMPHISSEAWSAHGRFGWAPLHDGNVYWFACVNADEGDHYYARLDKGKTARLFAHFSSTVERLIRETEDAFFLHHDIYDMQPLDSFVYGRVCLLGDAAHATTPNMGQGAGQAIEDAYELMRAINEETSISRALSRYDAKRVKKAKKVIKLSRQIGRAAQWQHPLLIGFRNTVFPFIEYCIHFACIPIRISKYRVPIYSKIVAFSQADVFV, via the coding sequence ATGACGCTAGCGATTATTGGCGGCGGTATTGGTGGACTTGCATTAGCGGCAGGTCTGCATAACTTGGGGATAAAGGTGCATGTATTCGAGCGGGCCCGTTCGTTTAAGCCCCTCGGTGCCGGCCTTGGACTAGGCAGTAACGCGATGCTTGCCTTAGATCGAATGGGGGTAAAGGAAGATGTGGCAAAGGTCGGAATGCCGCTTCAGGAACAGCGGTTTTTAAATGACAAGCTAGACGTGATGAATCGGATTGACTTTTCTCTATTAAAGAAGCGCTTTGGTGAGGAGACGGTGACGATTCATCGGGCGGATTTGCATGAAGCGTTATTTCGTGCGGTCGAACCGGATTATTTTCATTTTGATAAACAGGTAACGGACTTTGTGCAACACGACGATCATGTCACCCTTACTTTCCAGGATAACACCACTTATGAAGTTGATTACGTTATTGCTGCGGATGGCATTCATTCGATTTTTCGCCAAACGTTATTACCAGACAGCCGGCCACGTTACGCAGGTTATACGTGTTGGCGTGGGATTACGAAAAATAAGGGTGATGTTATGCCGCACATATCGTCGGAAGCTTGGTCTGCACATGGTCGATTCGGGTGGGCACCGCTTCATGACGGGAATGTGTACTGGTTTGCGTGTGTCAATGCGGATGAGGGAGATCACTACTATGCGCGTTTGGATAAAGGCAAGACAGCGCGGTTGTTTGCGCATTTTTCTTCTACGGTAGAGCGGTTGATCCGTGAAACCGAGGATGCTTTCTTTTTACATCATGATATATATGATATGCAACCGCTCGATTCCTTTGTATACGGACGTGTATGTTTATTGGGCGATGCGGCTCATGCGACGACACCGAATATGGGCCAAGGTGCTGGACAAGCGATTGAAGATGCTTATGAACTCATGCGCGCAATCAATGAGGAAACCTCCATATCGAGGGCTTTGTCACGTTATGATGCGAAACGTGTAAAAAAAGCAAAAAAAGTCATCAAGCTTTCGCGACAAATCGGACGAGCCGCGCAATGGCAGCATCCATTATTGATTGGATTTCGAAATACCGTGTTCCCATTTATTGAATATTGCATCCATTTTGCTTGCATCCCGATTCGTATTTCGAAATACCGTGTTCCCATTTATTCCAAAATCGTGGCTTTTTCGCAGGCTGACGTTTTTGTTTAA
- a CDS encoding phosphatase PAP2 family protein encodes MNAFDKIIYHAINSLSGHVAWIDHVMMLISQHAIEVYGLLFILFWFVLPRSKPQSRHTLVVAFFSGVLAIVINFIIIHIWFRQRPFVTLPPDSFNQLIPHQGDASFPSNHASGSVGFASAAWGQNKWISRTFTIFAILVMFSRVYTGVHWPTDILGSLVIGVASGLLMKRCSRFLYPLTRYGIKIFRLQPRKSRSRDAANG; translated from the coding sequence GTGAATGCTTTTGATAAAATAATCTATCATGCAATCAATAGCTTATCAGGACATGTAGCATGGATCGACCATGTAATGATGCTCATTTCCCAGCATGCTATTGAAGTGTATGGGCTCCTTTTTATACTATTTTGGTTTGTGCTGCCAAGATCGAAGCCGCAATCCAGACACACGCTGGTTGTCGCCTTTTTTTCCGGTGTCCTTGCTATTGTAATTAATTTTATTATTATCCATATTTGGTTTCGTCAGCGCCCGTTTGTAACGTTACCGCCGGATAGTTTTAATCAATTGATACCACATCAAGGAGATGCATCTTTTCCTAGTAACCATGCATCGGGAAGTGTTGGCTTTGCGTCAGCAGCCTGGGGACAGAATAAATGGATCAGCCGAACATTTACGATCTTTGCTATTCTTGTAATGTTTTCAAGGGTTTATACCGGTGTTCACTGGCCGACAGATATTTTAGGAAGCCTTGTTATTGGAGTAGCGTCAGGCCTTTTGATGAAAAGATGTTCAAGATTTTTGTATCCGCTAACCCGTTACGGTATAAAAATCTTTCGTTTGCAACCTAGAAAAAGCCGCAGTCGTGATGCGGCAAATGGTTAG
- a CDS encoding NADP-dependent oxidoreductase yields the protein MKAIVMEQYGHADVLNYTEIDEPELKPNDILIEIKATSVNPVDWQIREGYLQQAIPYEFPLIIGWDAAGVVKKIGSDVSKFSVGDEVYSSPDMMRNGTYAEYVAVDENMVAKKPRNLTFEEAASIPLVGLTAWTCLVDVAKMTAGERVFIQGGPGGVGSFAIQLAKAYGCWVATTGSGKNVDFLKQLGADQVINYEEENFEDVLSPVDIVLDTLGGDVQNRSFKVLKKGGRLTSTTTAPDEQLANDYEVNAYQVSMGRDGKTLAKIAELLESEKIKPVVEHVMNLSDVKEGHRMSATGHARGKIVLKVH from the coding sequence ATGAAAGCAATTGTTATGGAACAATATGGGCATGCGGATGTCTTGAACTATACGGAAATTGATGAGCCTGAGCTGAAACCGAACGATATATTGATAGAAATTAAGGCAACTTCGGTCAACCCGGTTGATTGGCAAATACGTGAAGGCTATCTACAGCAAGCGATTCCCTATGAATTTCCGCTGATTATTGGCTGGGATGCAGCAGGTGTCGTAAAAAAGATTGGGTCGGATGTCAGCAAATTCTCGGTTGGAGATGAAGTCTATTCAAGTCCGGATATGATGCGAAACGGCACCTATGCGGAATATGTGGCGGTTGATGAAAATATGGTGGCGAAAAAGCCGCGCAATCTGACATTTGAAGAGGCTGCTTCCATTCCACTAGTTGGGCTGACGGCGTGGACGTGTCTTGTGGATGTGGCCAAAATGACTGCAGGTGAACGCGTCTTCATTCAAGGGGGACCCGGTGGTGTTGGCAGTTTCGCTATCCAATTGGCCAAAGCTTATGGCTGCTGGGTCGCGACAACCGGAAGCGGCAAAAACGTTGATTTCCTCAAGCAGCTTGGCGCCGATCAAGTCATTAATTATGAAGAAGAGAATTTTGAAGATGTGCTTTCCCCAGTGGATATCGTTCTGGATACATTAGGAGGCGACGTTCAAAACCGCAGTTTCAAAGTGCTGAAAAAAGGCGGACGCCTCACATCCACAACAACGGCCCCGGATGAACAATTGGCGAATGACTATGAGGTGAACGCCTATCAAGTATCGATGGGAAGAGACGGAAAAACGCTTGCGAAAATCGCCGAACTACTCGAATCGGAAAAAATCAAACCGGTTGTCGAGCACGTAATGAACTTGTCAGATGTGAAGGAAGGTCACCGCATGAGTGCCACCGGTCACGCGCGCGGAAAGATTGTGCTGAAAGTTCACTAG
- a CDS encoding SDR family NAD(P)-dependent oxidoreductase — MKYFSDLKNKSVIVTGGSKGIGKSIALAFAEHGSKVVIVGRNESALIQATNELKNYHAACSYISADLKNMNEVSAMVDEAVNRMGALDVLVNNAGINITKPALEITEQDWDQVLDTNLKATFFCSQKAAEYMIPKESGKIVNIASQMAFVGYWNRASYCSSKGGMVQLTKALAVEWAEHHLNVNAVAPTFIKTELTENMFEDKAFERDVYERIPLGKLADADDVAGAVLYLSSDISRFITGDTLKVDGGWTAI; from the coding sequence ATGAAATATTTTTCGGACCTTAAAAATAAATCAGTTATTGTTACAGGAGGAAGTAAGGGGATAGGAAAAAGCATCGCCCTGGCTTTTGCAGAGCATGGTTCCAAAGTAGTGATTGTCGGGAGAAATGAATCGGCACTAATTCAAGCTACAAATGAACTTAAGAATTATCATGCAGCGTGTTCTTACATCTCAGCAGACTTAAAAAATATGAATGAAGTAAGTGCAATGGTTGATGAAGCTGTCAATCGAATGGGTGCGTTGGACGTGTTAGTAAATAATGCTGGGATTAATATTACAAAACCCGCACTTGAAATAACCGAACAAGATTGGGACCAAGTGCTCGATACTAATTTAAAAGCGACGTTTTTTTGTAGCCAAAAAGCTGCAGAATATATGATACCCAAGGAAAGTGGTAAGATCGTTAACATTGCTTCACAGATGGCATTTGTCGGTTATTGGAATCGTGCATCTTATTGCTCTAGTAAAGGGGGAATGGTCCAATTAACAAAAGCACTTGCGGTAGAATGGGCAGAACATCATTTAAATGTAAATGCTGTCGCTCCAACGTTCATTAAGACAGAGCTAACAGAAAACATGTTTGAAGATAAAGCCTTTGAACGTGATGTATATGAAAGAATTCCATTAGGTAAACTAGCTGATGCTGATGATGTAGCCGGAGCAGTGTTATATCTTTCCTCAGATATCAGTAGATTTATTACTGGAGATACATTAAAAGTAGATGGCGGCTGGACAGCTATTTAA